The window CGGGTAATCTGCCGGTAAACTCACTGATTAATCCCGAGAAACCGATCAAAACCATTGTTATTTCAGGGTGTGATGATGATCTTCTGGTTTATACCAACCAGTACATCGTCACAGCCGCCATTGACTCGATAAAATCCGGAATTGGCATATTAAAAAATCTAACCGGTGCAGATGAGGTCATCATCGTTTTGCCCCACGGTTTTAAGCATAAATTCGGTGATATTAACGCCCGAATCCATACTGTTGGTCCCTATTACCCTGCCGCATCTCCCCATTTGATTATGCGGAACATTCTGAGCCGGATCGTACCCGCAGGCAAACATTTTGAAGATTATGGCGTATGCTTTATAACACCGGAAGCTGCGGCTTCCGTGGGTCATGCCTTTACCAGCGGAAAAATACCCACTAAAAAAACAATCACTGTGATCGATAAAAATGAAACCGTTAAGCTTGCAGTTGCAGACATCGGTACTCCCATCCGGGACATTCTAACCGCACTCGACATTACCCTTATTGAAAAAGACAGAATTGTTCTGGGTGGACCAATGACAGGTCACGCTGTATATTCAGATGAACATCCAATCATGCCGGATACCGATGCCATCATGATCCAGGGCTCAGAAAATATTTCACCGGTGTCCGATTACCCCTGTATAAACTGTGGGGACTGTATCAGGATTTGTCCTGCAAAAATACCGATTAACCTGCTGGTCCGCTTTCTTGAAGCAGGACAATATGAGGAGGCTGCGGACCATTATGACCTTTACTCCTGTATCGAATGTGGTCTTTGCAGCCTTGTCTGTGTATCCAAAATTCCCATTTTTCAATACATAAAGCTGGCAAAATATGAGCTAGGACGGATGAGTGAAGCGGAGGAGGTAGATGAGTAATCAAAAAAAATTTATAGTATCCCATGCTCCTTTCTGGCATGACGGAAGCAATATCACCCAAAGAAGTTATCATATCATGATAGCGGCTTTGCCTGCAGTTTTATTTGGAATGTTTCAATACGGACTTCCTGCTGTGGCGGTCGTATCTTTTTCCGTCTCCTGTGCAATTTTCTGGGAACTTGCCATGAATTTTGCGACCAAACGCTCCGTAACCATAGGAGATGGTAATGCTGCTCTCATCGGTCTAATGTTTGCCATGCTCGTTCCGGCCACTTTTCCCTGGTGGGCGGTACTGACAGGTACTTTTGTTGCGGTGATTATCGGCAAACAGATTTTCGGCGGAATCGGAAGCAATGCGTTTAATCCGGTGGTTCTCGCCATTGCCATTTTAATGGTATCATGGAAAGACCTTTTTGATTTTGATGAAGCCCTGTTAAATTATGATCTTGGGTTTACCATGCTCTATCCCATCGCCGCACTTAAGCATTTCGGCACGACCTCAATAGAATCCTTTACTGCAGGTAATCTATTACTGGGAAAACACACCGGGGGCATCGGCGCCACATTCGGCTTGGGCCTGATTATTGGCGGAATTTATCTTATCATCAGGGGATTTATCCGTTGGGAAATCTGTATGACTTTTCTGCTTGCCGTTTTCGCAACCGCGCTGATTTTTAATTTGTATGACGGTGTCCGTTTTGCAGGGCCTGTATTTCATATCCTTACCGGGTATACCCTGGTCGGCGCTTTTTTCCTGGCCACAGAGGATTCTTCATCACCGGTGAACTTTATTCCCATGCTTATGTTTGGTGCCGGTGCAGGGGCATTGACTGTACTGATAAGAAATATCGGTGCCCATGTGGATGGAGTTATTTATGCAATTCTGGTTATGAATCTTGTAAACCCGCTTCTGGACAAGATCCGGCCAAAAGCAATTGGAAAGGTTGGTTAAGATGCGTGAAATGATTAAAATGGTGGTCGTTCTGACACTTTTATGCACCTTTTCAGGGGGGCTCCTTGCCGCCATCCGTGGCGGAACAAAGGAAAGAATAGAATATCAGCAATTAAAATTCGTCAAAGGCCCTGCAATAAAAGCAATTTTGCAGGGTGCATCCAATGACCCCATCGTTGACCGTTTTAAATTAATGGATGGAAAAATTGAAAGGAGTTTTTTCGTCGGTGTATTTGACGGCAAGGCTTCTTCGGTCGCTTTTGAAAGCTTTGGCAAGGGATTCGGCGGGGACATCGGTCTCATGGTCGCAGTCAATCTTGATGATGATAATATTATAGGTGTCGGTGTGACCACGCACAGCGAAACTCCGGGTGTCGGCTCCAGGGCAAAAACAGACCCCGGTTTTGCCGCTCAGTTTAAAGGCTTGTCCATAAAAGATACATTCAAGGTCAAAACAGACGGCGGACAGGTGGATGCCATCTCAGGGGCCACCGTCACTTCTCGGGGAGTCAGTATTGCAGCAACAGAAGCCGGGAAGATTTATCAAAAGCTAAAACCTCAAATTGCGAAAAAATTAGAAGCATTTGCTAACTAGGAGAGGATAAAAAGATGGCCAAAACTATAGTCCAGGAATTCACCAAGGGTCTTTGGGATGAAATACCACCCTTTCGACTTGTACTCGGTTTATGCCCTGTACTGGCGGTGACCAAGACAGTAGAAAACGGAATTGGCATGGGTATGGCAACCACTTTTGTCTTGGTATGTTCCAATATCCTTGTTTCATCTTTGCGTAAAGTCATTCCGCCAAAGGTAAGAATCGCCTGTTTTATTATCATTATTGCGACATTTGTTACGGTGGTGGAACTGGTGATGCAGGCATTCACTTATCCGCTTTTTCTAAAACTTGGAATTTTTATCCCTCTTATTGTGGTTAACTGTATTGTCCTTGGCCGTGCGGAAGCCTTTGCCTCTAAAAACGGTATTTTTGCCTCATTGGCGGACGGACTTGGAATTGGTATCGGATTTACACTTGCTCTCGGTTCTCTTGGAGCCATACGTGAACTTTTCGGAACCGGCATCCTGACTATATGGGAAAAACCGATACAGATTTTCGGGCCTTCCTTTCAACCCTTTACCTTTATGATTGAAGCTCCAGGGGCATTTGTCTGCCTGGGACTTATGCTTTGTGTGATGAACATGGTGGGCTCCAAATAAGGCCACGAAGTTGGAAAGCTCGCAGGGCTGGTAACTAAAGAATCTCCAACCTGCTGGCTTTTCAAATTTTCTGCCTTTGCGGCAACATAAATTATGTACCGGTTTATCCGGGATGGGAGATAAAATGGGTGACTACATCGTCCTTGCAATCAGCTGCATCCTTATAAATAATATCCTGCTGGCCCAGTACCTTGGCAACTGCCCTTTTTTGGGCACGTCAAAGAAAATGGAAACCGCTGTCGGCATGGCCATGGCCGTTGTATTTGTTCTGGTGATGGCAGGCGTTATTACCTGGATTTTTAACACCTATATACTGCAACAGTTTGGTCTCGAATATCTTCGCACACTCTCATTTATTCTGGTTATTGCATCGCTTGTTCAGTTTGTTGAAATGTTTTTGAAAAAGTCTATCCCTGCCCTCTATGCCGGACTGGGAATTTTTCTACCCCTTATTACCACGAACTGTGCCGTAATGGGCGTTTGCCTGATTAATGTCAACGAAGAATATACTTTTCTGCAGGCCCTGGTGACATCATTTAGCTATGCCGTTGGTTTTGGTCTTGCCCTCGTTCTTTTTGCAGGAGTGCGTGAACGCATCCTTCTCGCCAGGGTTCCAAAACCCCTCCAGGATACATCTATTGCACTGGTAACTGCAGGAATACTCTCTTTAACATTTTTTGCTTTTAAAGGGATGGTGTAGGAGGCAGCAATGATAGAAGCCATTCTGGTCATGTTTGGTATAGGCGCAGCATGCGGACTCACCCTTAGTGTTGCTTCTAAAGTATTTTATGTTTATGAAGATCCTCGTATTGCGGAGGTTGAATGGCATATGGCCGGAGCAAACTGCGGCGGATGTGGTTATGCAGGTTGTTCCGCTGCAGCGGTTGCAGTTGTTGAAGGCAAGGCCCCACCCTCTGCCTGCGTGGTTGCCGGAATTGAATCCGCTGTTAATATTGCAGCCATAATGGGTGTTGACCCTGGCAGTGCCGAACCACTTATTTCTGAAAACTCTTGCCTTGGCGGAAACAGAGCGGATGATAAATACCACTATATGGGAATAAACAGCTGTCATGCGCTTGATGCTTTGTATGGTGGGAAAAGAGTGTGCAGTATCGGCTGCCTGGGGCTTGGAGACTGCATAAAGGCATGCAACTTTAACGCAATCAAGATGGGACCCAATGGTTATCCTGTGGTCGATGAAAGCAGGTGTGTCGGATGCGGTGCATGTGAAAAGGTTTGCCCTAAAAATATTCTTACCGTCAGAACCATGTCACAGCGGCTGTTGCATTTTAATGAAGAAGATGATGCCCTTGCGCCCTGTCAACAGACCTGCCCTGCTGAAATCGATATTCCGCTGTATATTTCACAGATCAGAGATGGCGATTACGCAGGGGCGGTTCATACCATTCGCGAACGAAATCCATTACTCCTGTCATGCGGCAGGGTCTGTCCGCATCCCTGTGAATCTTACTGCCGTCGGGGCATAGAAGACGAACCTGTTTCAATAAACCAATTAAAACGTTTTGTGGCGGACTGGGAGATGAATTCCGGGAAACGACTCCCGATTCCATGCGCACCTGATACGGGGAGACGTGTGGCCGTTGTGGGGGGAGGACCGGCAGGACTCAGCTGTGCATATTTTCTGCGCCGCCTGGGTCACGACGTCACCATATATGAAGCCATGCCGGAAATGGGAGGAATTATTAGGTATGGAATACCTGAATATCGACTTCCCAAAAAGGTTCTGGCCTGGGAAATAGAAGGGATTTTGAACCTGGGTATTGAGCATCATACCAACATGCGGCTGGGTGTTGATTTTACTTTAGACTCACTAATCACTCAGGGATTCGATGCGATATTTCTGGGAGTCGGCGCCTGGAATGATTACAGTCTGAAAGTAGAGGGTGAAGACCTTAACGGCTGTTTTAAAGGGATAGACTTTCTGTCCAGGGTGGCCTCCGGTGAAAAAGTGCCCATTGGCCGAAGGGCTGCGGTGATCGGCGGAGGAAATTCAGCGATCGATTGTGTGCGAACCATAGTCCGCCTTGGCGCCGAAGAAGTATCTATTGTTTACCGCAGGACCCGAAAAGAGATGCCTGCAAACGAAGTCGAAATCGTTGCCGCCGAACACGAAGGAATAAAATTTCATTTTCTGGCCGCTCCTGTCCGTGTGGTGGGAGATGATAATGACCATGTGACTCATCTGGAATACCTGAAAATGGAACTTGGTGAACCGGATGCCAGCGGAAGACGCCGCCCTGTCCCCATTGAAGGATCCGAAACCCTGATGGAAATCGATATGCTTATCACAGCCATCGGCCAAACCCCTGATGTTTCCTTTACGGAAAAGGAAAGGCGTCTTAAGGATCTTGAAATTACCCGATGGAAAACCATCGACAACCATCCTGAAACATTGCAATCAAGCATTCCGTATATTTTTACCGCAGGCGATTCAGCAACCGGACCGTCTCTGGTTGTCACCGCCATCGGAGGAGGAAGAAGGGCGGCTGCATCCATTCATCACTATCTTTCAGGAGAACCGGTTGAACCGCCCGAAAAATCCTTGTTTCAAAAGCATATCCAAGAGTCGATTTTTGATTCAGTGGAAGGAATAACCAAAACACCCAGAGCCAAAATGCCCGAACTGGAAGTGGATGAAAGAATCAAATCTATGGATGAAGTTGACCTGGTTCTCGATGAAAAGGATGCGCTGAACGAATCCAAACGCTGCCTGTCCTGCTGCCGACTCTGTTACAACAGAGATAAGATGGCGATTAATTCGAATTAGCTCATAAGAAATAGCTGATAGCGTAAACGTTTACAGAGCGTTGAAATGAGAAATTGGCCCTTCATACCCCAACGCCTTAATACACTCTTCCATATCTTGTGGAATCGGCGATTCAAAAGTCATTTTTTTTTGTAACGCCGGATGAAAAATTTTAAGACGCCATGCATGAAGCATCTGCCTGGTGACTTTTTTTTTAAATCCAACATTCAAAAGACCGCTTCTCATCTTTCGCATACCATAGACCGGGTCGCCTATAACCGGATGGTTGATTGCAGCAAAATGCACGCGAATCTGGTGCGTCCTACCTGTCTTTAAGTTAACCTTAATGAAGGTTGCATTTTTAAACCTTTCACGAACCTCCCATAAAGTTTCGGCCTCCCTCCCCTTATTGCTCTTGGTGGACATTCGTTTTCGATGAACAGGATGTCGGCCTATGGGAAGATGAATTGAACCTGAACCAGATTTCATTTCACCATGCACAAGGACAAGATATTCCTTTTTGATTGTTCTGGACTTGAACTGCAGGGAAAGATTTTCATGAATAGGGGAACTTTTAGCGACGACCAGCGTCCCAGATGTATCTTTGTCAAGCCGGTGTACAATTCCCGGCCTTATTTCTCCGCTGATCGTTCCGATATCAGGGCAATGATTGAGCAAAGCATTTACCAGGGTTCCTGAAAAATGGCCAGGGGCAGGATGAACCACCATCCCGGCCCTTTTGTTAATAACGATCAAATGCTCATCTTCATAAAGGATATCGATTTCAATGGATTCGGGTGCAAATGTTGCAGGAATGGGCGCTGGAACTCTTATTTCTACTATCTCTCCGGCCTTTACCCTGTATCCGGGTTTTTTATTTTCACCCTGGACTTGAATGCGACCTTCAACAATCAACTTTGCGGCATAGGACCGCGAGCAATCCGAAATGACGGATGCCGCCACCACATCAAGGCGTTTTCCGGTATCTGATTCATTGACAAAAACGGTCAAAGCACTCTGGTTGTGCATGATTTTAGGAGGGATTAACTTTCAGGGCTGCCTGCATTTTCCGGATCTTCCGGGTCTTCCAGATCTTCCGGAATGAAAAATGATTTGATTTCTGTCATAATTGTCTTTTCATCGGTATTCCTGGCAGTGGACAACTCCTTAACCAAAAGTACCTGTGCGGTGTCAAAAAGCTTTCGTTCCCCAAAGGAAAGGTCTTTGGTATATTTTAATATGGACAGGTCCCTGTAAACCTCTGCCACATCGTAAAGAGATCCTGTTTTGATCTTGTCCATGTAATCTCTGTATCTGCGGTTCCAGGTCTGGTTATCCATGGGGTTTTCTTTTCTCGCCTCCAACACCTCATAAATTTTGGGAATCTCTTTTACGTCAATAACCTCCCTTAACCCGACAGATTCAACATTCCAGGTGGGAATCATGATAACCATGTTGTTTTCCAGAACCTTCATGATATAAAAATCATGTTCTTCCCCGTTTATGACCTTGCTTTCAATCGCTTCAATCATACCCACGCCGTGCGCAGGATAAACGGCAAGATCACCGATTTGAAATTCCGGCACTTTGCGATTAGCAGGCTGGCCCTGTTCATTAGGTTTTTTATTATTCATATTAACACCACCCATAGGGTTCTTTATAGATTCATCAAAACAGCAGAGTCTTAGTTCATATCACAGCTTTGCCCAATAATCAATAAAAAAAGGATTGGCGCATAATTGCGCCAATCCTTTGTTAAAGTTCATTGGTTACTATATTTTGTTTACAGCAAAAACGGCACTAACAGCAGTGCGACCACATTTAATATCTTGATCATCGGATTCACCGCAGGGCCTGCAGTATCCTTATAAGGATCGCCCACTGTATCACCGGTTACGGCTGCCTTGTGAGCATCGCTTCCTTTGCCGCCAAGGTTTCCGTCTTCGATGTATTTTTTCGCATTATCCCATGCTGCACCGCCTGTGGTCATGGAAATGGCCACAAATACGCCGGTGATAATACTGCCGATTAAGAGCCCGCCAAGGGCAATCTTACCCAGAAACAGGCCGACAAGAATCGGTGCCACAACCGGAAGAAGCGCAGGAACGAGCATTTCCTTTAAAGCAAACTTGGTCACAATATCCACACATGCACCGTAATCCGGTTTTGCGGTACCTTCCATGATACCGGGAATCTCTTTGAACTGACGTCTTACCTCGTCCACAACGGCCCCGCCGGCTCTTCCAACCGCCTGCATGGCAATGGAGCCAAAAAGAAAGGGAAGAAGACCGCCGATAAAAAGACCGATAATCACGCTTACGTTGCTTAAGTCAAATTTCAGGTTAGCCTCACCGCCATGCATGGCAAACTCCTGCGTATAGGCAGCAAAAAGCACCAGGGCTGCCAAACCGGCCGAACCGATGGCATAGCCCTTGGTAACGGCCTTGGTGGTATTTCCCACCGCATCCAGCGGGTCAGTAATGGCACGAACGCTTTCGTCCATTTCCGCCATTTCGGCAATACCGCCGGCATTGTCCGTAATCGGACCGTAGGCATCTATGGCAATCACCATTCCTGTCATGGAAA is drawn from Thermodesulfobacteriota bacterium and contains these coding sequences:
- a CDS encoding 4Fe-4S dicluster domain-containing protein, which produces MIKRSFFALATPRFEYQTLSDELPEPEEISGSQNVTLLLRTFPEQKDTTLSAKEGDKIRTGQKLVLNRDDHYAISSVTGNISSISSFTGDFGAYYTAVSIDVSDNEEIDEQFEKYAKTPSLDTVRNFLACVPGNLPVNSLINPEKPIKTIVISGCDDDLLVYTNQYIVTAAIDSIKSGIGILKNLTGADEVIIVLPHGFKHKFGDINARIHTVGPYYPAASPHLIMRNILSRIVPAGKHFEDYGVCFITPEAAASVGHAFTSGKIPTKKTITVIDKNETVKLAVADIGTPIRDILTALDITLIEKDRIVLGGPMTGHAVYSDEHPIMPDTDAIMIQGSENISPVSDYPCINCGDCIRICPAKIPINLLVRFLEAGQYEEAADHYDLYSCIECGLCSLVCVSKIPIFQYIKLAKYELGRMSEAEEVDE
- a CDS encoding RnfABCDGE type electron transport complex subunit D, with translation MSNQKKFIVSHAPFWHDGSNITQRSYHIMIAALPAVLFGMFQYGLPAVAVVSFSVSCAIFWELAMNFATKRSVTIGDGNAALIGLMFAMLVPATFPWWAVLTGTFVAVIIGKQIFGGIGSNAFNPVVLAIAILMVSWKDLFDFDEALLNYDLGFTMLYPIAALKHFGTTSIESFTAGNLLLGKHTGGIGATFGLGLIIGGIYLIIRGFIRWEICMTFLLAVFATALIFNLYDGVRFAGPVFHILTGYTLVGAFFLATEDSSSPVNFIPMLMFGAGAGALTVLIRNIGAHVDGVIYAILVMNLVNPLLDKIRPKAIGKVG
- a CDS encoding RnfABCDGE type electron transport complex subunit G, with the protein product MREMIKMVVVLTLLCTFSGGLLAAIRGGTKERIEYQQLKFVKGPAIKAILQGASNDPIVDRFKLMDGKIERSFFVGVFDGKASSVAFESFGKGFGGDIGLMVAVNLDDDNIIGVGVTTHSETPGVGSRAKTDPGFAAQFKGLSIKDTFKVKTDGGQVDAISGATVTSRGVSIAATEAGKIYQKLKPQIAKKLEAFAN
- a CDS encoding electron transport complex subunit E; this encodes MAKTIVQEFTKGLWDEIPPFRLVLGLCPVLAVTKTVENGIGMGMATTFVLVCSNILVSSLRKVIPPKVRIACFIIIIATFVTVVELVMQAFTYPLFLKLGIFIPLIVVNCIVLGRAEAFASKNGIFASLADGLGIGIGFTLALGSLGAIRELFGTGILTIWEKPIQIFGPSFQPFTFMIEAPGAFVCLGLMLCVMNMVGSK
- the rsxA gene encoding electron transport complex subunit RsxA is translated as MGDYIVLAISCILINNILLAQYLGNCPFLGTSKKMETAVGMAMAVVFVLVMAGVITWIFNTYILQQFGLEYLRTLSFILVIASLVQFVEMFLKKSIPALYAGLGIFLPLITTNCAVMGVCLINVNEEYTFLQALVTSFSYAVGFGLALVLFAGVRERILLARVPKPLQDTSIALVTAGILSLTFFAFKGMV
- a CDS encoding FAD-dependent oxidoreductase — translated: MIEAILVMFGIGAACGLTLSVASKVFYVYEDPRIAEVEWHMAGANCGGCGYAGCSAAAVAVVEGKAPPSACVVAGIESAVNIAAIMGVDPGSAEPLISENSCLGGNRADDKYHYMGINSCHALDALYGGKRVCSIGCLGLGDCIKACNFNAIKMGPNGYPVVDESRCVGCGACEKVCPKNILTVRTMSQRLLHFNEEDDALAPCQQTCPAEIDIPLYISQIRDGDYAGAVHTIRERNPLLLSCGRVCPHPCESYCRRGIEDEPVSINQLKRFVADWEMNSGKRLPIPCAPDTGRRVAVVGGGPAGLSCAYFLRRLGHDVTIYEAMPEMGGIIRYGIPEYRLPKKVLAWEIEGILNLGIEHHTNMRLGVDFTLDSLITQGFDAIFLGVGAWNDYSLKVEGEDLNGCFKGIDFLSRVASGEKVPIGRRAAVIGGGNSAIDCVRTIVRLGAEEVSIVYRRTRKEMPANEVEIVAAEHEGIKFHFLAAPVRVVGDDNDHVTHLEYLKMELGEPDASGRRRPVPIEGSETLMEIDMLITAIGQTPDVSFTEKERRLKDLEITRWKTIDNHPETLQSSIPYIFTAGDSATGPSLVVTAIGGGRRAAASIHHYLSGEPVEPPEKSLFQKHIQESIFDSVEGITKTPRAKMPELEVDERIKSMDEVDLVLDEKDALNESKRCLSCCRLCYNRDKMAINSN
- a CDS encoding RluA family pseudouridine synthase encodes the protein MTVFVNESDTGKRLDVVAASVISDCSRSYAAKLIVEGRIQVQGENKKPGYRVKAGEIVEIRVPAPIPATFAPESIEIDILYEDEHLIVINKRAGMVVHPAPGHFSGTLVNALLNHCPDIGTISGEIRPGIVHRLDKDTSGTLVVAKSSPIHENLSLQFKSRTIKKEYLVLVHGEMKSGSGSIHLPIGRHPVHRKRMSTKSNKGREAETLWEVRERFKNATFIKVNLKTGRTHQIRVHFAAINHPVIGDPVYGMRKMRSGLLNVGFKKKVTRQMLHAWRLKIFHPALQKKMTFESPIPQDMEECIKALGYEGPISHFNAL
- a CDS encoding CarD family transcriptional regulator, which produces MNNKKPNEQGQPANRKVPEFQIGDLAVYPAHGVGMIEAIESKVINGEEHDFYIMKVLENNMVIMIPTWNVESVGLREVIDVKEIPKIYEVLEARKENPMDNQTWNRRYRDYMDKIKTGSLYDVAEVYRDLSILKYTKDLSFGERKLFDTAQVLLVKELSTARNTDEKTIMTEIKSFFIPEDLEDPEDPENAGSPES